A window of Nocardia arthritidis genomic DNA:
CTGGACGGTCGAGCACCAGGCGCGAACCAATGGGCGGGAGCCCGAGTCTGTCAAGTAGGCGACAACAATTCTGGAGCCTGGGACGACATCCAGATTCTGACCGCGTTCTAGTTGCGGCCGATTGAGGACTGAAAATTGGCAGGACGTAGAGCGGCCGTTGAGCCGCTAATTTTGATTACCGGCGATGACTTCAAATGGGCTTACACATGGATGCCCAACGGCTCACAAGCACCATTCCCGCCGAACCGCGAACTCTACTACGAGTTCAAGAACGGGACTGGCGGCGCATGGTCGGGCAGCTTGAAGTGGGTTTATACGATCTCCGGGGCCGTCGCCTCGATTCGTGTGGAGTCCGAAATTGCGGACACCATTACCAACCGAACCCCGTATAGGCTCGTGTTCCGGGACAAGGGAGCTTCCCCGACTGATAAGTCCGTGATGATTATCGGAAATGTAGAAAGGCAAGAACCTCGATGAGTCTGGTTAGTTCCGAACAAGATGTTCCAAATCTGAGTCCCGGAACGTCAGATACGAATGGAGTA
This region includes:
- a CDS encoding DUF7264 domain-containing protein — encoded protein: MAGRRAAVEPLILITGDDFKWAYTWMPNGSQAPFPPNRELYYEFKNGTGGAWSGSLKWVYTISGAVASIRVESEIADTITNRTPYRLVFRDKGASPTDKSVMIIGNVERQEPR